A genomic region of Sulfobacillus acidophilus DSM 10332 contains the following coding sequences:
- a CDS encoding UPF0234 protein yajQ (PFAM: Protein of unknown function (DUF520)~COGs: COG1666 conserved hypothetical protein~HAMAP: UPF0234 protein yajQ~InterPro IPR007551~KEGG: chy:CHY_1197 putative nucleotide-binding protein~PFAM: Protein of unknown function DUF520~SPTR: UPF0234 protein POTG_00358), with protein sequence MAKDNSFDIVSEPDWAEVLNAIDQVRRETANRYDFRGHSITVDYDDKAHEIHLDAPSGMIMDALSTVVGEKMARRNVSLRFLDYGEVEPHGMDRARRTIKLKAGIATADAKKIQKAIRDLGVKVDTQIQGDAIRVSGKSRDDLQRVIQALKAQDFGIELVFTNFR encoded by the coding sequence GTGGCCAAAGACAATTCCTTTGATATCGTCTCGGAGCCCGATTGGGCCGAAGTCTTGAACGCGATTGATCAGGTTCGGCGGGAAACGGCTAACCGATATGATTTTCGAGGGCACTCGATTACGGTCGATTATGACGACAAAGCGCATGAAATTCACCTCGATGCGCCATCCGGAATGATCATGGACGCGTTGAGCACCGTGGTGGGCGAAAAAATGGCGCGACGGAATGTCTCGCTCCGATTTTTAGACTATGGCGAGGTGGAGCCCCACGGAATGGATCGGGCCCGTCGCACCATCAAGCTCAAAGCGGGAATTGCCACCGCGGATGCGAAAAAAATTCAAAAGGCGATTCGGGATCTCGGGGTGAAAGTGGATACCCAAATTCAGGGGGATGCCATCCGAGTGAGCGGGAAAAGCCGGGATGATTTGCAACGGGTAATTCAGGCCCTTAAGGCACAGGATTTCGGCATCGAATTGGTGTTTACGAATTTCCGGTAG
- a CDS encoding CoA-binding domain protein (COGs: COG1832 CoA-binding protein~InterPro IPR003781~KEGG: sti:Sthe_0084 CoA-binding domain protein~PFAM: CoA-binding~SPTR: CoA-binding domain protein), which produces MTNSEIDEILKTSRTIAVVGLSPKNDRPSYRVAEYLKAQGYRIFPVHPTADEILGEPVYRRVEDIPGPIDIVDVFRKSEDTPPVAESAVRAQAKVLWLQLGIENDVAASIAETAGLQVVQNRCLKIEHERWQREGGQA; this is translated from the coding sequence ATGACCAATTCCGAGATCGACGAGATACTGAAAACCAGCCGGACTATCGCGGTTGTCGGCTTGTCCCCCAAGAACGATCGGCCCAGCTATCGGGTCGCGGAATATCTCAAGGCACAGGGGTATCGCATTTTTCCGGTGCACCCGACTGCGGACGAGATTTTGGGAGAGCCGGTCTATCGGCGGGTGGAAGACATTCCGGGACCGATTGATATTGTCGACGTCTTTCGCAAGTCGGAAGACACCCCGCCGGTGGCGGAATCGGCGGTGCGGGCCCAGGCCAAGGTCTTATGGCTTCAACTGGGCATTGAAAATGACGTAGCCGCCAGCATTGCCGAAACGGCCGGGCTCCAAGTGGTACAAAACCGCTGCCTCAAAATTGAGCATGAACGCTGGCAGCGTGAAGGAGGACAGGCATAG
- a CDS encoding Amylo-alpha-16-glucosidase (PFAM: Amylo-alpha-1,6-glucosidase; Glycogen debranching enzyme N terminal~TIGRFAM: glycogen debranching enzyme, archaeal type, putative~COGs: COG3408 Glycogen debranching protein~InterPro IPR010401~KEGG: bph:Bphy_2402 glycogen debranching enzyme~PFAM: Amylo-alpha-1,6-glucosidase~SPTR: Glycogen debranching enzyme): MITGGPWGHDTITGDSGLEREWLLTNGLGGYAMGTVAGGLTRGYHSLLTVAQRPPRQRVRLLAGLLTTVDDGYGECPLWMQEWAPGVLSPGGEGVLWRFWLENGQPVWEYQCRGLWLRYRLVMPFQTASVIAAWEWQASYPVTVRITPLVSGRDHHRLGSVLPTWEWGNDGFRATWPHIRLSMRIPGTDFHPRPLPYYHFYYRAEAERGLAASEDLWSAGGWVIPLPAGVGRVRGWAWANDPEPDGDREWEAEQRRRSALVQYAKEVNLPAGLALAADSFRVTTTSGQSTVIAGYPWFTDWGRDTFIALPGLARSQPEGLRWGESVIRSWADLLTDGLLPNRFLDDGEVPDWSSVDTVLWWIIRIWDWGRRMTASRRQTFWQSLLPAVDEALGRLAEGTRYGIGADGAGWLRLADPNRALTWMDARIGDWVVTPRSGYPVEINALWINALTAHDIMARQLGLSSRWSSVANLLAQAFGERFRHPDGAGLADVIRLDGSRDPAIRPNQLLALALPRPLVGGAMADRIMRTVESRLVTPIGLYSLSPGDPAFRSRFTGPPEMRDQAYHQGAIWPFWLGAYIDAWRAVDPEQAHLRAKTLWPIILTHLDEAGVGSMSEVMDPTTHRGRGCPFQAWSVAEAIRLAVDHGAATAPKASRGSD, translated from the coding sequence ATGATAACCGGCGGGCCGTGGGGCCATGACACGATTACCGGCGACTCGGGACTCGAGCGGGAATGGCTATTGACCAACGGGCTCGGCGGGTATGCGATGGGGACCGTGGCGGGGGGCCTGACCCGCGGCTACCATAGCTTGCTGACGGTTGCCCAGCGTCCCCCGCGTCAACGGGTGCGTTTGTTGGCGGGGTTATTGACCACTGTCGACGACGGGTACGGGGAATGTCCGTTGTGGATGCAGGAGTGGGCCCCTGGCGTCCTCTCCCCCGGCGGCGAGGGGGTTCTTTGGCGGTTTTGGCTGGAAAACGGACAACCGGTCTGGGAATATCAGTGCCGGGGGCTTTGGCTCCGGTACCGCTTGGTCATGCCTTTTCAAACGGCCAGTGTGATCGCCGCCTGGGAGTGGCAGGCATCGTATCCGGTGACGGTTCGAATCACGCCGTTGGTTTCGGGCCGCGATCATCACCGGTTAGGGTCCGTCTTGCCGACCTGGGAATGGGGAAACGACGGGTTTCGGGCAACGTGGCCCCATATCCGCTTGTCCATGCGCATTCCGGGAACGGATTTCCACCCCCGGCCGCTGCCTTACTATCACTTTTATTATCGCGCGGAAGCCGAACGGGGACTTGCCGCCAGCGAAGATCTGTGGTCGGCCGGCGGTTGGGTCATCCCGCTCCCGGCGGGAGTTGGCCGCGTCCGCGGCTGGGCCTGGGCCAATGATCCGGAGCCCGACGGAGATCGCGAATGGGAGGCCGAACAGCGCCGCCGCTCCGCCTTGGTACAGTATGCTAAGGAGGTCAACCTTCCAGCCGGTTTGGCATTGGCCGCCGACAGTTTTCGGGTTACGACCACATCCGGCCAGTCGACGGTCATTGCCGGCTATCCGTGGTTTACCGATTGGGGGCGCGATACGTTTATCGCGTTGCCGGGGTTGGCCCGGTCGCAACCGGAGGGGCTAAGATGGGGAGAATCCGTCATTCGAAGCTGGGCGGACCTCTTGACCGACGGGTTATTACCTAATCGGTTTTTGGATGATGGGGAAGTTCCCGACTGGTCAAGCGTGGACACCGTTCTCTGGTGGATTATACGGATTTGGGATTGGGGCCGACGGATGACCGCGAGTCGCCGCCAAACGTTTTGGCAAAGCCTTTTGCCGGCGGTGGACGAGGCGCTGGGTCGCCTGGCGGAGGGCACCCGCTACGGCATCGGAGCCGATGGGGCGGGGTGGCTGCGGTTAGCGGATCCGAATCGGGCGCTGACCTGGATGGATGCCCGAATCGGCGATTGGGTCGTGACGCCGCGATCCGGCTATCCGGTAGAGATTAACGCATTATGGATTAATGCGCTGACCGCGCATGACATCATGGCGCGGCAATTGGGGCTATCCTCTCGGTGGTCTTCGGTCGCCAACCTTTTAGCGCAGGCATTCGGTGAACGTTTTCGGCATCCCGACGGCGCGGGATTGGCCGACGTCATTCGGCTCGACGGTTCGCGTGATCCGGCGATTCGCCCCAACCAGCTTTTGGCTCTCGCGTTACCTCGACCCTTGGTCGGGGGGGCAATGGCCGACCGAATCATGCGGACGGTCGAAAGCCGGTTGGTCACGCCTATCGGCCTTTACTCGCTTTCACCGGGGGATCCGGCCTTTCGATCGCGATTTACCGGCCCGCCCGAGATGCGGGATCAGGCGTACCATCAAGGTGCCATTTGGCCTTTTTGGTTAGGTGCGTATATTGACGCCTGGCGTGCGGTGGACCCGGAGCAGGCTCACTTACGGGCAAAAACTCTCTGGCCGATCATTCTCACCCATTTGGACGAAGCGGGTGTCGGCAGCATGTCCGAGGTGATGGACCCGACCACCCATCGTGGACGCGGGTGCCCGTTTCAGGCGTGGTCGGTTGCGGAGGCCATTCGCCTGGCCGTCGACCATGGTGCGGCAACCGCCCCTAAAGCGTCGAGAGGATCAGATTAA
- a CDS encoding glucoamylase (PFAM: Glycosyl hydrolases family 15~COGs: COG3387 Glucoamylase and related glycosyl hydrolase~InterPro IPR011613~KEGG: tro:trd_1824 glycosyl hydrolase, family 15~PFAM: Glycoside hydrolase 15-related~SPTR: Similar to glucan 1,4-alpha-glucosidase (Glucoamylase)), giving the protein MPRDLPLGNGNLLITFDSRYHLRDVFFPLVGQENHTAGHYFRLGVGFGHQFSWVHDAPWICTLMYEPRTLMTRVTLRHPVWRLEIQAQDAVDMVQNVLVRRLVIRHEAPVVETVTLFFTQDFHIYGLDVGDTAFYDPVTGGVVHYKRERYFTVNGQIPGSRDAGVSSYSTGNKETAQAEGTWRDAEDGQLGGNPIAQGSVDSAIGLSAEIEPGQEAIYHVWLCAGKSLEEVRRLDGWVRFRGVEAILDRTRAYWKLWGDPDAAWVPDKTREECPLTALESPLADLYIQSLLIMRTHIDNRGAIIAANDSDVMHYARDTYSYMWPRDGAFVAMAFDRAGYEDIAQRFFDFCREVIEPEGYFLHKYNPDRTLSSSWHPWYRQGQVELPIQEDETGLVLISLWEFFKRHRQVETIKPWFRPLIVNAGQFLADYRDSESGLPLPSWDLWEERHGIHAFTVSTVYGGLMAAHKFAQAFGEVRLGDHFWQAAQSVQQAFRQYFLEPEHTRWLRSLRQEPDGTWMFDTTWDASLLLLWRWGLVESHEEAMKNTAAGVYQHLWVPGPVGGLARYQQDPYQRVDPRPEAVGNPWFVCTLWYGEYLVRTGDLDGALALLRWARQYGLPSGVLAEQLHPDTGHPVSVAPLTWSHAEYVWTTLSYLNAQRARSPFLRGFPPSSAAETR; this is encoded by the coding sequence ATGCCGCGCGATTTGCCGCTAGGTAATGGGAATTTATTAATCACCTTCGATAGCCGGTACCATTTGCGTGACGTGTTTTTCCCGTTGGTCGGGCAAGAAAACCATACCGCCGGTCATTATTTCCGTTTAGGGGTCGGTTTTGGCCATCAGTTCAGCTGGGTGCACGACGCCCCCTGGATTTGCACGCTCATGTATGAGCCACGCACGCTCATGACCCGCGTGACGTTGCGGCATCCGGTTTGGCGGCTTGAGATTCAGGCCCAGGATGCTGTCGACATGGTACAGAACGTGCTTGTCCGCCGCCTGGTCATTCGGCATGAAGCGCCCGTTGTCGAGACCGTTACCCTGTTTTTCACGCAAGATTTTCATATTTACGGGCTGGACGTCGGCGATACGGCGTTTTATGACCCGGTCACCGGAGGTGTGGTCCATTACAAACGGGAGCGGTATTTTACGGTTAACGGCCAAATCCCCGGATCTCGAGACGCCGGAGTGTCGAGCTATTCCACCGGGAATAAAGAAACCGCCCAAGCCGAAGGGACCTGGCGGGATGCGGAGGACGGCCAATTAGGAGGCAATCCCATTGCCCAAGGGTCCGTCGATTCGGCGATCGGGCTTTCTGCCGAGATCGAACCCGGCCAAGAGGCGATCTATCATGTTTGGTTGTGCGCCGGCAAGAGTCTTGAAGAGGTGCGGCGGTTAGACGGATGGGTGCGTTTTCGCGGGGTCGAGGCGATTTTGGATCGAACGCGCGCGTATTGGAAGTTATGGGGCGATCCGGACGCCGCCTGGGTACCGGATAAGACGCGAGAGGAATGTCCTTTAACGGCGTTAGAGTCCCCCTTGGCAGATTTGTATATTCAATCATTGTTGATTATGCGGACCCACATCGATAACCGCGGCGCAATTATTGCCGCCAATGATTCGGATGTCATGCATTACGCACGGGATACCTATTCGTATATGTGGCCGCGCGACGGGGCCTTTGTGGCCATGGCCTTCGACCGGGCCGGCTACGAAGACATTGCCCAACGCTTTTTTGATTTTTGTCGGGAAGTGATTGAGCCCGAGGGATACTTTCTTCACAAGTACAATCCGGACCGCACCCTCTCGTCGTCTTGGCATCCCTGGTATCGACAAGGCCAAGTGGAATTGCCGATTCAAGAAGACGAAACCGGCCTGGTTCTGATTAGCCTATGGGAATTCTTCAAACGCCACCGCCAGGTCGAAACCATCAAACCCTGGTTTCGTCCGCTCATTGTGAATGCCGGGCAATTTTTGGCCGACTACCGAGATAGTGAGAGCGGGTTGCCGCTGCCCTCCTGGGATTTATGGGAAGAACGGCATGGCATTCACGCGTTTACCGTTTCGACCGTCTACGGAGGATTAATGGCCGCCCACAAATTTGCCCAGGCATTTGGGGAAGTCCGTTTAGGGGATCACTTTTGGCAGGCCGCCCAAAGCGTGCAACAAGCGTTCCGTCAATATTTTCTTGAGCCAGAGCACACCCGTTGGTTGCGATCGTTACGGCAAGAGCCCGATGGGACCTGGATGTTCGACACCACCTGGGACGCCAGTCTCTTGTTGCTCTGGCGCTGGGGGTTGGTGGAGAGCCACGAGGAGGCGATGAAAAATACGGCCGCCGGGGTCTACCAACACCTGTGGGTGCCGGGGCCGGTCGGCGGGCTGGCGCGATACCAGCAAGACCCCTATCAACGGGTCGATCCCCGTCCGGAAGCGGTGGGCAATCCGTGGTTTGTCTGTACGCTGTGGTATGGGGAATATCTGGTACGCACCGGGGACCTGGACGGGGCTTTGGCGCTTTTACGTTGGGCGCGCCAGTATGGCTTACCTAGCGGGGTGTTGGCCGAGCAACTGCATCCGGACACCGGCCATCCGGTCTCCGTCGCCCCTTTGACCTGGAGTCATGCGGAATATGTCTGGACTACCCTCAGCTATTTAAATGCCCAGCGTGCGAGGTCGCCGTTTCTCCGCGGATTTCCGCCGTCGTCCGCCGCGGAAACCCGATGA
- a CDS encoding glycoside hydrolase family 57 (PFAM: Glycosyl hydrolase family 57~COGs: COG1449 Alpha-amylase/alpha-mannosidase~InterPro IPR004300~KEGG: vdi:Vdis_2544 alpha-amylase~PFAM: Glycoside hydrolase, family 57, core~SPTR: Glycoside hydrolase family 57), with protein sequence MARNVVIYLVMHQPRRLRLPAVSLTEATSAREMAERLFDDDMNAYYVQKVARTSYRPTLTRLRDLVLHEGLRLGIGISWSLIWQLERWAPDVLDLLAMLVDEAGVELVGVEPYHSFLPYLDIKRFQRRMTWMSQHVKRRFGQSLQVTDTTEMMMNQEIYWALDKLGFRAAFVDGRPHVLKGRPASDVFAGGGSLRLLARHVPLSDDVGYRFTDRHWDAYPLMASTYAGWIKNTPGRVVVLGWDFETFGEHHRVESGIFEFLDHLPRELTQAGVATHTPSEALDLFEPTEGLNLPVESSTWAGVGDVSFFLGNPVQQRIFRLMHHAYHLAVVSGETELIDLALWLLQSDHLHLIQWYGRTGPEAEVSAYFTPKEWWPLGADGIVTQMAQVYHHYVAKVADRLQERVSLGSVVGDR encoded by the coding sequence ATGGCCCGCAATGTGGTAATCTATCTTGTCATGCATCAACCGCGTCGGCTTCGTTTGCCGGCCGTATCGCTCACCGAAGCGACGAGCGCCCGGGAAATGGCGGAACGGTTGTTTGATGATGATATGAACGCATATTATGTGCAAAAAGTCGCGCGCACCTCGTATCGGCCAACTCTGACCCGGCTCCGGGATTTAGTCCTACACGAGGGATTGCGTCTCGGCATCGGTATTTCCTGGTCGTTGATTTGGCAATTGGAGCGATGGGCTCCCGACGTGCTGGATCTCTTAGCCATGCTTGTGGACGAAGCGGGCGTGGAGTTGGTCGGGGTGGAGCCCTATCATTCGTTTTTACCCTATCTTGACATTAAACGTTTTCAACGTCGTATGACGTGGATGAGTCAACACGTGAAACGGCGATTCGGGCAATCGTTGCAGGTCACCGATACGACGGAAATGATGATGAATCAGGAAATATACTGGGCTCTTGATAAACTCGGCTTTCGGGCCGCTTTCGTCGACGGTCGACCGCACGTGTTAAAGGGGCGCCCGGCGTCCGACGTTTTTGCCGGCGGGGGTTCCCTGCGCTTATTGGCGCGCCACGTACCGCTCTCTGACGATGTTGGCTATCGATTCACCGACCGCCATTGGGATGCCTATCCTTTAATGGCCTCCACCTATGCCGGGTGGATTAAAAATACACCGGGGAGGGTGGTGGTCCTGGGCTGGGACTTTGAAACCTTTGGGGAACATCACCGGGTGGAGAGCGGCATCTTCGAATTCTTGGATCATTTGCCGCGTGAATTGACCCAAGCCGGGGTGGCCACGCATACGCCCTCCGAAGCGCTCGATCTGTTCGAGCCGACCGAAGGGCTGAATCTCCCGGTTGAAAGCAGTACCTGGGCCGGCGTGGGGGATGTGAGCTTTTTCTTGGGTAATCCGGTGCAACAACGAATTTTTCGCTTGATGCACCACGCCTATCATCTGGCGGTGGTGAGCGGGGAGACGGAACTCATCGATTTGGCTCTCTGGCTTTTACAATCCGACCACCTCCATTTAATCCAGTGGTACGGCCGAACCGGACCGGAGGCCGAGGTCTCGGCCTATTTTACTCCGAAGGAATGGTGGCCGTTGGGGGCCGACGGAATCGTGACCCAAATGGCCCAAGTTTATCACCATTACGTCGCCAAAGTGGCGGATCGCCTGCAAGAAAGGGTTTCTCTGGGTTCGGTCGTAGGCGACCGGTAA
- a CDS encoding glycosyl transferase group 1 (PFAM: Glycosyl transferases group 1~COGs: COG0438 Glycosyltransferase~InterPro IPR001296~KEGG: cwo:Cwoe_4652 glycosyl transferase group 1~PFAM: Glycosyl transferase, group 1~SPTR: Glycosyl transferase group 1) gives MWIPTPEDTVFIVISFEGPDPYSQAGGLGVRVTGLTRALAARGFPVHFFFLGDPDLPPREQSGTLTLYRWGQWISRYHRQGVYSGEWEKRGDMEQSLTPFVTDTIAEPAFQQQKRVVVLAEEWHTASIVIQLSDTWHAQGYRDKALFLWNANHRMGLHHVDFSRLGYVATLTTVSRFMKHLFWNFGIDPVVIPNGLDASAFEPVNPSEVLKVRRVGGAPLLVKVGRFDPDKRWIMALEAMARLKAEGLAPRLLMRGGMEPHGAEVMGRARALGLSVTEITLSGTVDHHMALNTIAEAPAADIVHLRFFLPASILPVLYRAADAVLVNSGFEPFGLVGLEVMAAGGVAITGATGEDYAQPFVNSLVLQRDNPAELAALIRYIGDHPTEVEHWRAEAQQTARSYQWDHVLNQLTFQIGVADRLSGQA, from the coding sequence ATGTGGATCCCGACTCCCGAGGATACGGTATTTATCGTCATCAGCTTTGAAGGGCCGGATCCCTATAGTCAAGCGGGGGGGCTCGGTGTCCGGGTGACCGGCCTCACCCGTGCCTTGGCCGCGCGCGGATTTCCGGTGCATTTTTTCTTTCTCGGGGATCCCGACTTGCCGCCCCGCGAACAAAGCGGGACGTTGACGCTTTATCGCTGGGGACAATGGATTAGTCGTTATCACCGACAAGGCGTCTATAGCGGCGAATGGGAAAAACGGGGAGACATGGAACAATCCTTAACCCCGTTTGTGACCGATACGATTGCGGAACCGGCGTTTCAACAGCAAAAACGCGTGGTGGTCCTAGCGGAAGAGTGGCATACCGCATCGATCGTGATTCAACTGTCGGATACCTGGCACGCGCAAGGCTATCGGGATAAGGCTCTTTTTCTGTGGAACGCCAATCATCGCATGGGGCTTCATCATGTCGATTTTTCTCGCCTCGGCTATGTGGCTACCCTGACGACGGTCAGCCGATTTATGAAGCATCTCTTCTGGAACTTCGGCATTGATCCGGTGGTTATTCCGAACGGCCTCGATGCCTCGGCCTTTGAACCGGTTAACCCGTCCGAGGTTTTAAAAGTCCGCCGGGTGGGCGGCGCGCCTCTTTTAGTTAAGGTGGGGCGGTTCGATCCGGATAAGCGGTGGATCATGGCGCTTGAGGCGATGGCACGGTTAAAAGCCGAGGGACTGGCTCCCCGGTTATTAATGCGCGGGGGAATGGAGCCTCACGGGGCGGAAGTTATGGGGCGGGCCCGCGCTCTCGGCCTTTCGGTGACCGAGATCACGCTTTCGGGGACGGTGGATCATCACATGGCATTGAACACGATCGCCGAGGCACCGGCAGCCGATATTGTGCATTTGCGCTTTTTTCTTCCGGCCTCGATTTTACCGGTTCTCTACCGGGCTGCCGACGCCGTCTTGGTCAATAGCGGATTTGAACCCTTTGGTTTGGTTGGATTAGAAGTGATGGCCGCCGGCGGGGTGGCGATTACCGGTGCCACCGGGGAGGATTATGCCCAGCCGTTTGTCAACAGCCTGGTCCTGCAACGCGATAATCCCGCCGAATTAGCGGCCTTGATTCGGTACATCGGAGACCATCCGACGGAGGTTGAGCACTGGCGTGCCGAAGCGCAACAGACGGCCCGAAGCTACCAATGGGATCATGTATTAAATCAGTTGACGTTTCAAATTGGGGTGGCGGATCGATTGAGCGGGCAGGCGTAA
- a CDS encoding Mannose-1-phosphate guanylyltransferase (PFAM: Nucleotidyl transferase~COGs: COG1208 Nucleoside-diphosphate-sugar pyrophosphorylase involved in lipopolysaccharide biosynthesis/translation initiation factor 2B gamma/epsilon subunits (eIF-2Bgamma/eIF-2Bepsilon)~InterPro IPR005835:IPR001451~KEGG: hau:Haur_3420 nucleotidyl transferase~PFAM: Nucleotidyl transferase; Bacterial transferase hexapeptide repeat~PRIAM: Mannose-1-phosphate guanylyltransferase~SPTR: Nucleotidyl transferase) has protein sequence MNAIILAGGRGQRLMPLTAECPKPLVPFMDRPILDHILTRLAQAGCTEAVLALGYQADAIMAFVEDGRRWHLGVRYSREENPLGTAGAVRLALSGLPSAEPVLVVSGDGMTDVDLGAFYRQAVASRADGAVLLARVPDPRPYGMVALDHRNRIRQFIEKPTRVVADALVNTGIYVFTRRLLEEIPIGVTADFGHEWLPRWIARGKHLIGVVGDGYWSDVGTVEQYRQAHEAVLSGKMRFWDMGRKEWNPAVRVSGPTYIAPSAVVDPTAHIGPYAVIGEGVRVMPWARVERAIFARGAVVGAHSQVKGAVVAEDVELAGYSVIDEDVVIGRRVRVGYGAHVFPGTRLNLGTSVKPGAHVYAHHVIKDKHDREELYPSIQTTAKVW, from the coding sequence ATGAATGCAATTATTTTGGCCGGTGGCCGTGGTCAACGCCTTATGCCATTAACCGCCGAATGTCCGAAACCCTTGGTTCCCTTCATGGATCGCCCCATTTTGGATCATATCCTCACGCGGTTGGCTCAGGCCGGATGTACCGAAGCGGTGTTGGCATTGGGATATCAGGCGGATGCAATTATGGCGTTTGTCGAGGATGGTCGCCGATGGCATCTCGGTGTGCGATATAGTCGGGAGGAGAACCCGTTGGGTACGGCCGGGGCGGTACGGCTGGCTTTAAGCGGTCTCCCGTCGGCCGAACCCGTGTTAGTGGTGAGCGGCGACGGAATGACCGACGTTGATTTGGGAGCGTTTTACCGACAAGCCGTCGCCTCGAGAGCGGACGGCGCCGTGTTATTGGCGCGCGTGCCCGATCCCAGACCCTATGGTATGGTGGCCCTCGATCACCGGAATCGGATTCGGCAATTTATTGAAAAGCCGACCCGAGTCGTCGCCGATGCGTTAGTCAACACCGGGATCTACGTATTTACCCGGCGGCTGCTGGAGGAGATTCCGATCGGAGTGACGGCGGACTTTGGCCATGAATGGTTGCCCAGGTGGATTGCCCGGGGCAAGCACCTAATCGGGGTCGTGGGTGACGGTTATTGGAGCGATGTGGGGACGGTCGAACAATACCGACAGGCCCATGAAGCGGTCTTATCGGGTAAGATGCGGTTTTGGGATATGGGCAGGAAAGAATGGAACCCGGCGGTTCGGGTGTCCGGGCCGACTTATATCGCGCCCAGTGCGGTGGTCGATCCCACGGCGCATATCGGTCCTTATGCCGTGATTGGGGAAGGGGTTCGGGTCATGCCGTGGGCTCGGGTCGAACGGGCCATTTTTGCCCGTGGTGCGGTGGTGGGGGCCCACAGTCAGGTCAAAGGTGCCGTAGTGGCTGAAGATGTGGAATTAGCCGGGTACAGCGTGATTGACGAGGACGTCGTGATCGGCCGCCGCGTGCGGGTGGGATATGGTGCGCATGTATTTCCCGGCACCCGTTTGAATTTGGGGACGTCCGTCAAACCGGGTGCGCATGTTTATGCCCATCATGTCATAAAAGACAAACACGATCGTGAAGAACTCTATCCCTCCATTCAGACGACGGCAAAGGTGTGGTAA